One segment of Shewanella piezotolerans WP3 DNA contains the following:
- a CDS encoding D-2-hydroxyacid dehydrogenase — MGHKLLLLTRENEKYRQLLTSCHLPNVHILDDNPQNIFNADIWLAEPSLAAPILPHATNLKWMQSTFAGVDALVKPRQRRDYELTNVRGIFGPLMSEYLFGYLLAYQREHGRYKTQQAQKVWLPGSYKTLQGQNLLLLGTGSIAKHIAQTAKHFGMHVIGINRGAKPTKGFDEVDTLANLTRHLPRADAVASILPSTPETRGALNQHTLSLLKKEVVLFNLGRGDVLDLDSLYIQLIQNQQQQAILDVFNQEPLPESHPIWSLDNVVITPHIAAPSFPEQVVEIFSENYHKWIKGEELAHRVHFERGY, encoded by the coding sequence ATGGGACACAAGTTACTATTGCTCACCAGAGAAAATGAAAAATATCGTCAGCTTCTGACTTCTTGCCACCTGCCAAATGTGCATATTTTGGATGATAATCCGCAAAACATATTTAACGCTGACATTTGGCTTGCAGAACCGAGTCTGGCAGCTCCAATACTGCCCCATGCTACAAATTTAAAATGGATGCAGTCAACTTTTGCCGGTGTTGACGCATTAGTTAAACCTAGGCAGCGACGAGACTATGAACTCACAAATGTGCGAGGGATCTTTGGTCCATTAATGAGCGAATATCTGTTTGGCTACCTCCTTGCTTACCAACGTGAACACGGCCGCTATAAGACTCAGCAAGCTCAGAAAGTATGGCTACCAGGTAGCTATAAGACTTTACAAGGGCAGAACCTACTGCTTTTAGGTACCGGCTCTATTGCAAAGCATATAGCCCAAACCGCCAAACACTTTGGCATGCATGTCATTGGTATTAATCGCGGGGCAAAACCCACCAAAGGTTTTGATGAAGTCGACACCTTAGCCAACTTAACTCGTCATCTACCAAGAGCGGATGCGGTTGCGAGTATCTTGCCGAGTACTCCAGAGACGCGCGGTGCTCTGAACCAACATACATTATCCCTGCTAAAAAAAGAGGTAGTGTTGTTTAACTTAGGCCGAGGCGACGTACTTGACCTTGATTCGCTCTATATCCAGCTGATTCAAAACCAGCAACAGCAAGCAATACTCGATGTATTTAATCAAGAGCCATTACCGGAATCACACCCTATTTGGTCGTTAGACAATGTTGTTATCACCCCACATATTGCAGCCCCAAGTTTTCCAGAACAAGTAGTAGAAATCTTCTCTGAAAACTACCACAAGTGGATAAAAGGCGAAGAGCTAGCCCATCGGGTTCATTTTGAGCGCGGTTATTAG
- a CDS encoding bacterioferritin-associated ferredoxin, with protein MYVCLCHAITDTQIKEAVSQGDASLADVKKRLGVGDQCGKCVKMASQIIQRQVDIEPKYYEVA; from the coding sequence ATGTACGTTTGTCTTTGTCATGCGATTACAGATACTCAGATTAAAGAAGCTGTTAGCCAAGGCGATGCTTCATTAGCTGATGTAAAGAAGCGTTTAGGCGTGGGCGATCAGTGTGGAAAATGCGTAAAAATGGCCAGTCAAATTATCCAAAGACAAGTCGATATCGAACCTAAATACTATGAAGTTGCTTAA